A single window of Mycolicibacterium aurum DNA harbors:
- a CDS encoding DUF559 domain-containing protein, which yields MEPETPVPRPIDVHPFVGTEAVTAGALNRYQLATRFEQVHRNVYVPQGLQLTAVDKAQAAWLWSGRRATVVGTSAAALHGSRWIDAHLPAELNQPSQHKTPGIVLHHDTLSADNIVTVGGIAVTSPARTAFDMGRRHGLTVAVIRLDALMRATGVTADEVRALAANHRGARGVVQLRKAVELADPGAESPQETRVRLVLTHAGLPPERTQIDVFDRDGYHVGRLDMGWRVWKVGVEYDGQQHWTDPGQRSRDIDRQARLEAQGWRIIRVSADMLRSQPTTIVVRAWQALRAAGAAMAPPKLNL from the coding sequence ATGGAACCGGAAACGCCGGTGCCGCGTCCTATCGACGTGCACCCTTTCGTCGGCACCGAAGCGGTGACCGCCGGAGCTCTCAACCGGTATCAGCTGGCCACCCGGTTCGAACAGGTGCATCGCAACGTCTATGTGCCACAGGGGCTGCAGCTCACTGCCGTCGACAAGGCGCAGGCGGCGTGGTTGTGGTCGGGTCGGCGCGCCACGGTGGTGGGAACGTCGGCGGCGGCGTTGCATGGTTCACGGTGGATCGATGCCCATCTACCCGCGGAGCTGAACCAGCCCAGTCAGCACAAGACCCCGGGCATCGTGTTACACCACGACACGCTCTCCGCCGACAACATCGTCACCGTGGGCGGAATCGCGGTGACCAGCCCGGCGAGAACGGCATTCGACATGGGCAGGCGGCACGGACTGACCGTCGCAGTAATCCGATTGGACGCACTTATGCGGGCCACCGGGGTGACGGCCGACGAGGTGAGAGCACTCGCCGCGAATCACCGCGGCGCGCGGGGGGTGGTGCAGTTGCGGAAGGCTGTCGAGCTGGCCGACCCGGGCGCCGAGTCACCGCAGGAGACCCGCGTCCGGCTCGTGCTGACCCACGCCGGGTTGCCGCCAGAGCGCACCCAGATCGACGTGTTCGACCGGGACGGCTACCACGTCGGTCGCCTGGACATGGGCTGGCGCGTCTGGAAGGTCGGGGTGGAGTACGACGGGCAGCAACATTGGACCGATCCGGGGCAACGCAGCCGGGATATCGACCGTCAGGCGAGGCTGGAGGCGCAGGGCTGGCGCATCATTCGCGTCAGCGCCGACATGCTGCGCAGCCAACCCACCACGATCGTCGTCCGTGCCTGGCAGGCCTTGCGAGCCGCAGGTGCCGCCATGGCTCCGCCGAAGCTGAACTTGTGA
- a CDS encoding cold-shock protein: MPTGRVKWYDTEKGFGFLAQEEGEDVYVRSSALPAGVEGLKAGQKVEFGVAAGRRGPQALSVKLIDPPPSLSKTRREATQVEHKHTPDELHGMVEDMITLLESAVQPELRKGKYPDRKVARRVSEVVKAVARELDA; the protein is encoded by the coding sequence GTGCCGACCGGCCGGGTGAAGTGGTACGACACCGAGAAGGGCTTCGGGTTCCTCGCGCAGGAAGAAGGCGAGGACGTCTACGTGCGGTCCTCGGCGTTGCCCGCCGGTGTCGAAGGTCTCAAGGCGGGGCAGAAAGTCGAGTTCGGCGTGGCCGCAGGTCGACGCGGTCCGCAGGCGCTGAGCGTGAAGCTCATCGACCCGCCGCCGAGCCTGAGCAAGACCCGGCGCGAGGCCACACAGGTCGAGCACAAGCACACCCCCGACGAGCTGCACGGCATGGTCGAGGACATGATCACGCTGCTGGAGAGCGCGGTGCAGCCCGAATTGCGCAAGGGCAAGTACCCGGACCGCAAGGTGGCCCGCAGGGTCTCCGAAGTGGTCAAGGCCGTCGCCCGCGAGCTCGACGCCTGA
- a CDS encoding YccF domain-containing protein, which yields MRLILNVIWLVFGGLWLALGYLLAALICFVLIITIPFGFASLRIAAYALWPFGRTIVEKPGPRPGALVGNVIWIIVAGVWLAIGHITTAIAMAITIVGIPLALANLKLIPVSLMPLGKEIVPVDQAHGRVVGSVP from the coding sequence ATGCGATTGATCCTGAACGTCATCTGGTTGGTTTTCGGCGGCCTGTGGCTGGCGCTGGGCTACCTGCTCGCAGCGCTCATCTGCTTCGTCCTCATCATCACCATTCCGTTCGGATTCGCGTCGCTGCGCATCGCGGCCTACGCGTTGTGGCCCTTCGGACGCACCATCGTGGAAAAGCCAGGGCCGCGGCCGGGCGCGCTGGTCGGCAACGTCATCTGGATCATCGTCGCCGGCGTGTGGCTGGCCATCGGCCACATCACCACCGCGATCGCGATGGCCATCACGATCGTCGGCATCCCGTTGGCGCTGGCCAACCTCAAGCTGATCCCGGTGTCGCTGATGCCCCTGGGCAAGGAGATCGTGCCGGTGGATCAGGCGCACGGACGCGTCGTCGGGTCGGTCCCGTGA
- the moaA gene encoding GTP 3',8-cyclase MoaA: protein MTVVALGVPSVHRPVTSAPSDGPLIDTFGRVATDLRVSLTDLCNLRCTYCMPAEGLDWLPGDQKLHPDELARLLRIAVTRLGITSVRFTGGEPLVVPHLEQVVAATAALRPRPEITLTTNGVGLAKRADALKRAGLDRINVSLDTVDPVRFAAITRRNRLEDVLSGLRAAKLAGLRPVKVNAVLDPVTGLDDAVELLRFCVSNEYQLRIIEQMPLDADHAWQRDRAVSADDILATLQRHFTLTPDPAPRGSAPAQLWRVHEGDRVTGRVGIIASVSHAFCSTCDRSRLTADGQIRNCLFARDETDLRALLRSDADDDALEAAWRAAMWAKAAGHGINDPGFVQPDRPMSAIGG, encoded by the coding sequence GTGACCGTCGTCGCGCTGGGTGTGCCGTCGGTGCATCGCCCAGTGACCTCCGCACCGTCCGACGGGCCGCTGATCGACACCTTCGGACGGGTCGCCACCGATCTTCGCGTCTCGCTCACCGACCTGTGCAATCTGCGCTGCACCTACTGCATGCCCGCCGAAGGCCTCGATTGGCTGCCCGGCGACCAGAAGCTGCACCCCGACGAGCTCGCGCGTCTGCTCCGCATCGCCGTCACCAGGCTCGGTATCACCAGCGTCAGGTTCACCGGCGGTGAGCCACTGGTGGTGCCGCATCTGGAGCAGGTGGTCGCGGCGACGGCGGCCTTGCGTCCCCGGCCGGAGATCACCTTGACCACCAACGGCGTCGGCCTGGCCAAGCGGGCTGACGCCTTGAAGCGGGCCGGGCTCGACCGCATCAACGTCTCCCTGGACACCGTCGACCCGGTTCGGTTCGCGGCCATCACGCGCAGGAACAGGCTCGAGGACGTGCTGAGCGGACTTCGTGCCGCCAAGCTCGCAGGACTGCGCCCGGTGAAGGTCAATGCCGTGCTCGACCCCGTGACCGGCCTCGACGACGCGGTGGAGCTGCTGCGGTTCTGCGTGAGCAACGAGTATCAGCTGCGGATCATCGAGCAGATGCCACTCGACGCCGACCATGCGTGGCAGCGGGACCGCGCCGTCAGCGCCGACGACATCCTGGCGACGCTTCAGCGTCACTTCACCCTGACACCCGATCCGGCGCCGCGCGGCTCGGCACCCGCCCAACTGTGGCGCGTGCACGAGGGCGACCGGGTGACCGGCCGCGTGGGGATCATCGCGTCGGTGTCACACGCGTTCTGCTCGACCTGCGACCGGAGCAGGCTGACCGCCGACGGACAGATCCGTAACTGTCTGTTCGCGCGGGACGAGACCGATCTGCGCGCGCTGCTGCGTTCCGACGCCGACGACGATGCCCTTGAGGCGGCGTGGCGCGCCGCGATGTGGGCCAAGGCTGCCGGACACGGCATCAACGACCCTGGCTTCGTCCAGCCCGATCGCCCGATGAGCGCGATCGGCGGGTGA
- a CDS encoding MoaD/ThiS family protein: MTVPTDISVRVTVRYFAAARAAAGADSETVDLRAGSTVGDLVNMLRARDAGLAKVLARCSYLRDGIAVRNVADELENAQTIDVLPPFAGG; this comes from the coding sequence GTGACCGTGCCGACCGACATCAGTGTCCGGGTGACAGTCCGCTACTTCGCCGCGGCACGGGCGGCGGCGGGCGCGGATTCGGAGACGGTCGACCTGCGCGCCGGGTCGACGGTCGGCGACCTCGTGAACATGCTCCGGGCGCGCGACGCGGGACTGGCCAAGGTGCTGGCCCGGTGTTCCTATCTGCGCGACGGAATTGCGGTGCGCAACGTGGCCGATGAGCTGGAGAACGCGCAGACGATTGACGTTTTGCCGCCGTTCGCCGGGGGGTAA
- a CDS encoding transglycosylase family protein gives MSGRHRKPASSAVNVAKIAFTGAVIGGGSLALAGQAGAATDGEWDRVASCESGGNWAINTGNGYHGGLQFSPSTWAGHGGGEFAPAAYLATKEEQIAVAERVLASQGKGAWPTCGRPLSAATPRNVVADPPPAPVNPLGLNGLLPPPPPPLDPFAPPPPPPAPAPFDAMAAPAPAPLPPAPEALPPAPLPPAPVDQLSAPAPAPLPPSLGPLKLPPPPAPAPFDAMSAPAPVDPAAAPAPLPPAPAVDVANIAPVDAPPPAPADAPSAVVAVANWDAAPAPAPGEQPQLWSLGLDAPLQPAPGTPVLPPLPPAPPAPAAPAAAPNVVAAAPAPGPLAPLGAVDVPAPVFDAANQAVSGEFPIPAEMPHLVSPENLPPGTAAAPQGPNQSANVTYLKEIWHAIQTQEISGSDALLALTQRPLTAQDNRGGPQPMAPVGPAPAAPPAPAAPLAAPAPGAPVTPLAAPAPAPAPLPAPVLPPA, from the coding sequence ATGAGTGGACGGCATCGTAAGCCCGCTTCATCCGCAGTAAACGTCGCCAAGATCGCTTTCACCGGCGCAGTGATCGGAGGCGGAAGCCTCGCGCTCGCCGGCCAGGCCGGCGCTGCCACCGACGGTGAATGGGATCGGGTCGCCAGCTGCGAATCCGGCGGCAACTGGGCGATCAACACCGGAAACGGCTACCACGGCGGCCTGCAGTTCTCGCCGAGCACCTGGGCAGGTCACGGAGGCGGCGAGTTCGCGCCCGCGGCCTACCTCGCCACCAAGGAAGAGCAGATCGCCGTCGCCGAGCGTGTTCTGGCGTCCCAGGGCAAGGGTGCCTGGCCGACGTGCGGCCGGCCGCTGTCCGCGGCAACGCCCCGCAACGTCGTCGCCGACCCGCCGCCCGCACCCGTGAATCCGCTGGGACTCAACGGCCTGCTGCCGCCGCCCCCACCGCCGCTCGACCCGTTCGCTCCCCCGCCTCCGCCGCCGGCCCCCGCGCCGTTCGATGCGATGGCTGCGCCCGCCCCGGCGCCACTGCCGCCTGCGCCCGAGGCTCTCCCTCCCGCCCCGCTGCCGCCGGCTCCCGTCGACCAGCTCTCGGCTCCGGCCCCCGCGCCGCTACCGCCGTCCCTCGGTCCTCTCAAGCTTCCCCCTCCGCCGGCGCCCGCACCGTTCGACGCGATGTCGGCTCCCGCACCCGTGGATCCGGCCGCCGCGCCGGCTCCACTGCCGCCCGCACCGGCGGTGGATGTCGCCAACATCGCACCCGTCGACGCGCCGCCGCCCGCCCCTGCCGATGCCCCGAGCGCGGTCGTCGCCGTGGCCAATTGGGACGCCGCTCCGGCGCCGGCACCCGGCGAGCAGCCTCAGTTGTGGTCATTGGGCCTCGACGCGCCGCTGCAGCCCGCACCGGGAACCCCCGTCCTGCCGCCGCTGCCTCCTGCACCGCCGGCGCCGGCGGCCCCCGCGGCCGCACCCAACGTCGTCGCGGCTGCGCCGGCCCCGGGCCCACTGGCACCGCTGGGTGCGGTCGACGTGCCGGCTCCGGTATTCGACGCAGCCAACCAGGCTGTCTCCGGCGAGTTCCCGATTCCTGCCGAGATGCCGCATCTGGTCAGCCCCGAGAACCTTCCGCCCGGCACGGCCGCGGCTCCTCAGGGCCCCAACCAGAGCGCGAACGTGACCTATCTCAAGGAGATCTGGCACGCGATCCAGACTCAGGAAATCTCCGGCTCGGATGCGCTGCTGGCGTTGACCCAGCGACCGCTGACGGCACAGGACAATCGTGGCGGTCCGCAGCCCATGGCACCCGTGGGTCCTGCCCCGGCCGCCCCGCCTGCTCCGGCGGCTCCGCTCGCCGCGCCGGCGCCGGGCGCACCGGTGACTCCGCTTGCCGCACCGGCTCCTGCCCCCGCACCGCTGCCGGCTCCGGTGCTGCCACCCGCCTGA
- a CDS encoding molybdenum cofactor biosynthesis protein MoaE, which yields MTAVVRAALTDQPIDSTEHENLVAHQAAGAVVAFAGVVRDHDGGRNVTRLEYSAHPTAEQTLADVVAEVAAESRGVRAIAVSHRVGTLHIGDAALVAAVAADHRGAAFETCARLVDRVKESLPVWKHQFFADGTDEWVNSA from the coding sequence ATGACCGCCGTCGTGCGCGCCGCGCTGACCGACCAGCCCATCGACTCGACCGAACACGAGAACCTGGTCGCACATCAGGCGGCCGGAGCCGTCGTCGCCTTCGCCGGCGTCGTTCGGGACCACGACGGCGGTCGGAACGTGACGAGGCTCGAGTACTCCGCCCACCCCACCGCTGAACAGACGCTGGCCGACGTCGTCGCCGAGGTCGCAGCCGAAAGTCGCGGCGTACGCGCCATCGCGGTCAGTCACCGGGTCGGCACGCTGCACATCGGCGACGCTGCGCTGGTGGCCGCGGTGGCGGCCGATCACCGCGGTGCAGCGTTCGAGACCTGCGCGCGGCTGGTGGACCGCGTGAAGGAGTCACTCCCGGTCTGGAAGCACCAATTCTTCGCTGACGGCACCGACGAGTGGGTCAACTCCGCCTGA
- a CDS encoding MogA/MoaB family molybdenum cofactor biosynthesis protein, whose amino-acid sequence MAEVMRSGLVIIASTRASSGVYEDRCGPVIVDWLNDRGISTSAPVVVADGEPVASALRTAAAAGHDVIITSGGTGISPTDATPAATAAVLDYELTGLADAIRRAGLPHVPTSVLSRGICGVAGRTLVVNLPGSPGGVRDGLGVLADVLDHALDQLQGKDHSR is encoded by the coding sequence ATGGCAGAGGTGATGCGGTCCGGCCTGGTCATCATCGCCTCGACGCGCGCGTCGTCCGGTGTGTACGAAGACCGGTGCGGTCCCGTCATCGTCGACTGGCTCAACGATCGGGGCATCAGCACCTCCGCACCCGTGGTCGTCGCCGACGGTGAACCCGTCGCCTCCGCGCTGCGCACCGCCGCCGCAGCCGGCCACGACGTCATCATCACTTCCGGGGGGACCGGCATCTCTCCGACGGACGCCACGCCGGCCGCCACCGCCGCGGTACTGGACTACGAACTCACCGGGCTGGCGGACGCCATCAGGCGGGCCGGACTTCCACACGTGCCGACCTCGGTGCTCTCCCGCGGAATCTGTGGTGTTGCGGGCCGCACACTGGTCGTCAACCTGCCCGGCTCGCCCGGCGGCGTCAGGGACGGTCTCGGCGTGCTCGCCGACGTTCTCGACCATGCGCTCGACCAACTCCAAGGCAAGGACCACTCGCGATGA
- the moaC gene encoding cyclic pyranopterin monophosphate synthase MoaC, producing the protein MVDVTAKDATKRVAVAEGSVHTRPDVVDMITANGLPKGDALATARIAGILAAKRTSDLIPLCHPLAITGVDVDFTVGGGDDPGAVAITATVRTTDRTGVEMEALTAVSVAALTIYDMIKAVDREARIDDIRVVRKEGGKTGTWQR; encoded by the coding sequence ATGGTCGACGTCACCGCCAAGGACGCCACCAAGCGGGTCGCGGTGGCCGAGGGCTCTGTGCACACGCGCCCCGACGTCGTGGACATGATCACCGCCAACGGGCTACCCAAGGGCGACGCGCTGGCCACGGCCAGGATCGCCGGCATCTTGGCCGCCAAACGCACGAGTGATCTGATTCCGCTGTGTCACCCGCTGGCCATCACCGGCGTCGACGTCGACTTCACGGTCGGCGGCGGGGACGATCCCGGCGCAGTCGCGATCACCGCGACCGTGCGCACGACGGACCGCACGGGCGTGGAGATGGAAGCGCTCACCGCCGTCAGCGTTGCCGCACTGACCATCTACGACATGATCAAGGCCGTCGACCGTGAGGCCCGCATCGACGACATCCGCGTGGTGCGCAAAGAAGGCGGTAAGACGGGCACATGGCAGAGGTGA
- a CDS encoding helicase-associated domain-containing protein has protein sequence MSSTAKGPGVPLGAWLADSDDERLITLLRLRPDLTQPPPGSIAALAARAAARQSVKAATDDLDFLHLSILDGLLTLHAETTAVTFDELIELFGERADGADVRAAVDDLCARALVWGDVAGAGALRVVAEAASSLPWYPGQATAESAALSGAEVTAALGALDGPARDLLDKLLEGSPIGRTRDAMPGTPADRPVPRLLSAGLLRRLDDETVILPRLVGQLLRGEAPGPVSLSKPDPTVTTTKPADADAVAAGAAIDLLRDVEVILETLSATPVPELRNGGLGVREVKRLTKATGIDERRLGVLLEVTASAALIAPGIPEPDPSDGAGSSWAPTVAADRFIESSAAARWHLLVSAWMDLPGRPSLIGSRGADGKPYAALSDSLFSTAAPLDRRLLLDTLNQLPPGAGVDARSASEALVWKRPRWSARLQPEPIADLLTEAHAIGVVGRGAIATPIRRMLAGDGDDAVIAAMEKVLPAPIDHFLLQADLTVVVPGPLERALAEQLAAVANVESAGAAMVYRIDEASVRRALDTGKTAGELHALFNRHSKTPVPQALAYLIDDVARRHGQLRVGMASSFVRCEDAALLAQAVAAPATEAVELRILAPTVAVSQAPIGEVLTALRAAGFAPAAEDTTGAIVDLRSRGARVTPPGRRRGYRPNPVPTDQTLSAIVAVLRQVASAPSSGLRLDPAVAISELQHAAYHKESVVIGYVDPAGVATQRVVAPINVRGGQLTAYDPASGRVREFAIHRVTSVVSADSS, from the coding sequence ATGAGCTCAACCGCGAAGGGTCCAGGTGTGCCGCTGGGCGCCTGGTTGGCCGACTCAGATGACGAGCGGCTGATCACACTGCTGCGCCTGCGGCCGGATCTGACCCAGCCCCCACCGGGCAGTATCGCTGCGCTGGCGGCCCGGGCCGCGGCGCGGCAATCGGTGAAGGCCGCCACCGATGACCTGGACTTTCTCCACCTGTCCATCCTCGACGGTCTCCTCACGCTGCACGCCGAGACCACCGCGGTCACCTTCGACGAGCTGATCGAACTGTTCGGGGAACGCGCCGACGGCGCCGATGTGCGGGCGGCGGTCGACGATCTGTGCGCTCGCGCGCTGGTGTGGGGTGACGTCGCCGGTGCCGGCGCGCTGCGCGTGGTCGCCGAGGCCGCGTCGAGCCTGCCCTGGTATCCCGGGCAGGCCACCGCGGAGAGTGCCGCGCTGTCGGGCGCCGAGGTGACCGCGGCCCTCGGGGCTCTCGACGGCCCGGCGCGTGACCTGCTGGACAAGCTCCTTGAGGGGTCGCCCATCGGGCGGACCCGCGACGCGATGCCCGGCACGCCGGCCGACCGGCCGGTCCCACGCCTCCTCTCCGCGGGGCTGCTACGCAGACTCGACGACGAGACCGTCATCCTGCCGCGTCTGGTCGGTCAGCTGCTGCGCGGCGAGGCGCCGGGCCCGGTCAGTCTGTCGAAGCCCGATCCGACGGTGACGACCACCAAACCCGCCGATGCCGACGCCGTCGCGGCCGGGGCAGCCATCGATCTGCTGCGTGACGTGGAGGTCATTCTCGAAACTCTGAGCGCCACACCGGTTCCCGAGCTTCGCAACGGCGGGCTCGGGGTGCGTGAGGTCAAACGCCTGACCAAGGCCACCGGTATCGACGAACGCCGCCTCGGCGTGCTCCTGGAGGTCACGGCGTCGGCCGCGTTGATCGCGCCCGGAATCCCGGAACCCGATCCGTCGGATGGCGCGGGGTCGTCGTGGGCGCCGACCGTGGCGGCCGACAGGTTCATCGAATCGTCCGCAGCGGCCAGATGGCACCTCCTGGTATCGGCCTGGATGGACCTTCCCGGCCGCCCCAGCCTTATCGGCAGCCGTGGCGCCGACGGCAAACCCTATGCGGCGCTCTCGGATTCACTGTTCTCGACTGCTGCGCCGCTGGATCGGCGGCTGCTGCTCGACACCCTGAACCAGCTGCCGCCCGGGGCGGGAGTCGATGCCCGCAGCGCGTCGGAGGCGCTGGTCTGGAAACGGCCCCGCTGGTCGGCGCGGCTGCAACCCGAGCCGATCGCCGACCTGCTCACCGAGGCGCACGCGATCGGCGTCGTCGGCCGCGGGGCCATCGCCACCCCGATCCGGCGCATGCTCGCCGGGGACGGCGACGACGCGGTCATCGCGGCGATGGAGAAGGTCCTTCCGGCACCGATCGATCACTTCCTGCTGCAGGCGGACCTGACGGTGGTCGTGCCCGGACCTCTGGAGCGCGCGCTCGCCGAACAGCTGGCGGCCGTCGCGAACGTGGAGTCTGCGGGCGCGGCGATGGTGTACCGCATCGACGAAGCCTCGGTGCGCCGTGCGCTGGATACCGGTAAGACCGCGGGCGAACTGCACGCCCTGTTCAATCGGCATTCCAAAACCCCTGTGCCACAAGCCCTGGCATACCTGATCGACGACGTGGCCCGCCGCCACGGACAGCTGCGTGTCGGCATGGCGTCGTCGTTCGTGCGCTGCGAGGACGCAGCCCTGCTCGCCCAGGCGGTGGCCGCTCCCGCGACCGAGGCGGTGGAACTGCGCATCCTTGCCCCCACGGTGGCGGTGTCGCAGGCGCCGATCGGCGAAGTGCTCACCGCGTTGCGGGCGGCGGGTTTTGCGCCGGCCGCCGAAGACACCACCGGCGCGATCGTGGATCTGCGCAGCCGCGGTGCCCGTGTGACCCCGCCCGGACGGCGCCGCGGATACCGCCCCAACCCGGTCCCGACGGATCAGACCCTCTCGGCGATCGTCGCCGTGCTGCGGCAGGTCGCTTCCGCGCCGTCCTCGGGTCTGCGCCTGGATCCGGCGGTCGCGATCTCGGAGTTGCAGCACGCCGCCTATCACAAAGAGTCTGTCGTCATCGGCTATGTGGACCCTGCCGGGGTGGCCACGCAGCGTGTGGTGGCTCCGATCAACGTCCGGGGCGGCCAACTCACCGCGTACGACCCTGCGTCGGGGCGGGTGCGCGAGTTCGCCATTCACCGCGTGACGTCGGTGGTGTCCGCGGATTCCAGCTAG